From the Xiphophorus maculatus strain JP 163 A chromosome 20, X_maculatus-5.0-male, whole genome shotgun sequence genome, one window contains:
- the psmf1 gene encoding proteasome inhibitor PI31 subunit, with product MEITASCMNIRNTGWSLQADAHKDAELVSAVGRKMAGLEALYTCVADKIECPQDAVVCFVHWEMIKNGYRCIGSGDEPSSRDKKSELLPADWSSNKELYSLRYRTSDTDTVMVLKAIAVDSTLIFNLMNSGTNQVSDLMVNISDHVNADQLHTFDSVFRDADDLSEKVKSQLLPRPEKAPERSRREEGESSQRRREEDGDPLRLPCRHPRHGPQPHWPDPLNPPFAAGGADLDPFGSVGGGGMIMDPLRSGYPRSGFDPSSGIPDILPPGAVPPGARFDPFGPVGRHRPGPDPDHMPPPGYDDMFM from the exons ATGCGGAGCTGGTATCGGCTGTTGGGAGAAAAATGGCTGGTTTAGAGGCGCTGTACACCTGTGTCGCAGATAAAATCGAGTGTCCGCAGGATGCCGTCGTGTGCTTCGTTCACTGGGAAATGATAAAGAATGGCTACCGGTGCATCGGATCTGGAGACGAG CCTAGCAGCCGTGATAAAAAGTCAGAGCTGCTTCCTGCTGACTGGAGCAGCAACAAGGAGCTGTACAGCCTGCGCTACAGAACCAGCGACACAGACACCGTGATGGTGCTGAAGGCCATCGCTGTGGACTCCACGCTCATCTTCAACTTAATG AACTCCGGCACTAACCAGGTTTCAGACCTGATGGTGAACATCAGTGACCACGTCAACGCCGATCAGCTGCACACGTTTGACAG CGTGTTCAGAGACGCAGACGATTTGTCTGAGAAGGTGAAGTCTCAGCTGCTGCCCCGCCCAGAGAAAGCGCCGGAGCGCAGCAGACGGGAGGAGGGCGAGTCGTCTCAGAGGAGGCGTGAGGAAGACGGCGACCCCCTGCGGCTGCCCTGCAGACACCCTCGCCACGGGCCACAGCCTCACTG GCCCGACCCGCTGAATCCTCCGTTCGCAGCCGGAGGAGCAGATCTGGATCCGTTTGG GTCAGTAGGTGGGGGGGGGATGATCATGGACCCTCTGAGGTCCGGGTACCCTCGCTCCGGCTTCGACCCGTCCAGCGGGATCCCAGACATCCTGCCTCCTGGAGCCGTTCCTCCGGGGGCCCGCTTCGACCCGTTTGGACCCGTGGGACGCCACAGACCGGg gCCTGACCCCGACCACATGCCGCCGCCCGGATACGATGACATGTTCATGTAG